The segment GTCACCGGTGGATGCGTGGTGACTGGCAGCTGCTGCCGTGGCTCATGCCGGTGGTTCCGGCGGCCGACGGCTGGCGGCGTAACGACCTGAGCGGCCTGTCCCGATGGAAGATCTTCGATAACCTTCGCCGCAGCGTCGTTCCTGCCGCGACCCTGTTCCTGCTGATCGTGGGTTGGCTTGCGATCGCACCGGTCGTGACCTGGACGCTGGCGGTGCTCTCCATGGCGCTGCTGCCGATCCTGCTGCAGGCAACGCTCGATGCGGTTCGCAAACCGCGCGATATCGGCTGGCGGCAGCAGGCGCACGTCGCGCTCACTGCGCTGGGCAACCATGTGGCCCGCCTCGCGCTGGCGATCGCATCGCTGCCACACGATGCGCACTCGGGGCTGGATGCGATGCTCCGATCGGTCTGGCGTGTCGCTATCAGTCGGCGGCACCTGCTTGAATGGCGCTCATCGAGCGTCGTGGCGAAGCTGGGGCGTAACCATCGGGGCGTACCGTGGGCGGCCCTGTGGGCGGGCCCCGCGGCGGCCCTGGTCGTGGCAGTGGCTCTCGTCGTTCTGCGACCATCGGCCCTGGCCGTGGCGCTACCCTGGCTGCTGCTGTGGGCCCTTTCGCCGGTGATCGCGTGGTGGGTCAGCCGGTCACCCACGAGTCGGCGCTACGTACCTTCCGCGTACGACCTCGCGTTCCTGCGCCAACTGGCGCGCCGCACCTGGGCATTCTTCGAGGTGCACGGCGGGCCCGACGACCACTGGCTGCCACCCGACAACCTGCAGATGGTGCCGCAGCCGCACGTGGCGCGGCGCACATCGCCGACCAATATCGGCCTCGGTTTACTGGCGGGGTTGGCGGCCTTCGATTTCGGCTACCTGGGCGCCGGCCGCGTCCTCGAGCGCACCGCCGCCACTCTGGCGACCCTTGGTTTGCTTGAACGCTACCGTGGCCACTTCCTCAACTGGTACGACACCGAGACGCTCCAGCCGCTGCACCCTCGCTATGTCTCCAGCGTCGATAGCGGCAACCTTGCCGGGCACCTGATCACCCTGCAACGCGGGCTCCTGGGCCTGGCCGAGCAACCGGTGTTCCGTCGCGAATCCATCGACGGGCTGCGCGATACGCTGGCCGTCCTCGATGCGGCGCTGTCGCTTGCGAGCCCGGCTGAACTCCGGGCGTGGTCCGGCGTTCTGGCCACGGCCATGGATGCACCGCCGTCGTCGATGAGCGAAGTGCTCGAGTTCGCGCTGGATCAGCAGGCCCGGGCCGAGGCGCTACACGCCGCTCTTTCGGGCGTGCCGTCTGACGACGGTGCCTTCTGGCTGGAACGGCTGGCCGGGCAGTGTGATGACCTGGTGGCAGAGGCCACATGGTGGAACGGCAATGCCGCGGGCACACCGTCGATCCCGTCGCTCACCCAGCTCGCCATGGAAACGGACAGCATTCGCGGCGAACGGGCTCGTTCGCAGCTTCGCCGTCTGGAAGAGGCCGCGGCACTCGCGGCCAACTTTGCCGTGATGGACCAGGCGTTCATGTACGACGAGCACCGGCGCCTCTTCTCCATCGGCTACGACCTCGAACGGCATGCCTTGGATGTGTCCTTCTACGACCTGCTTGCCTCCGAATCGCGATTGACCACCTTCGTGGCGATCGCGCAGGGGCAGGTGCCCCAAGCGAGCTGGTTCTCGCTGGGCCGTCTGCTGACGACGGCGGAGGGGTTGCCTGTGCTGCTCTCGTGGACGGGCTCGATGTTCGAGTACCTGATGCCGGTGCTGGTCATGCCGACGTACGAGGGCAGCCTGCTCGACGAGACCATGCGAAATGCCGTCGCACGACAGATTGAATACGGCAGGCAGCGCGGCGTGCCTTGGGGTGTATCGGAATCAGGTTACAACGCCGTCGATGCGAGGATGACCTACCAGTACCGCGCCTTCGGTGTGCCGGGCCTGGGCCTGAAGCGTGGCCTGGGCGACGACCTGGTCGTCGCGCCGTACGCTACCGTGCTCGCGCTGATGGTTTCGCCCGCGGCGGCCACCACGAATCTCTGGCGCTTGAGCGACGCGGGCATGGCTGGCCGGTACGGCCTGTACGAGGCGGTCGACTACACGCCATCGCGCCTGCGCCCGGGCCAGGAGGCAGCGGTCGTGCAGTCGTACATGTCGCATCACCAGGGCATGTCGCTGCTTTCGATCGGGCACGCCTTGCTTGACCAGCCGATGCGACGCCGGTTCGAGTCGGATCCGAACGTGATGGCCACGAGCCTCCTGCTGCAGGAGCGGGTGCCGTTCTCGTCCAGCGAATACCTCAAGCACACGGGCATCGGCGACAGCGTGCAGCAGGCGGTGGCTCCCGAGACGCGTTTGCGCCTGTTTACGGACCCGAATCGTCCGCGGCCAGCCGTGCAGTTGCTGTCCAATGGTCGCTACCACGTCATGGTGAGCAGCGCGGGTGGCGGGTACAGCCGGCGTGACACCATGGCCGTGACGCGCTGGCGTGAGGACATCACCCGCGATCACCACGGCATGTTCTGCTACCTGCGCGACCCCTCCAACGATGAGGTCTGGAGCACGGCCTACCAGCCCGTGATGCGCGAAACGGAACGCTTCGAAGCGATCTTCGCCGAGTCGCGGGCCGAATTCCGCGTGCGCCAACGTGGCTTTGAAACGCACACGGAGATCGTGGTCTCGCCTGAGGACGATATCGAGCTTCGCCGTACGCGGATCACCAATCGCCACAAGACCCGGCGCACCGTGGAGCTGACCAGCTACGCCGAGGTGGTGCTCGCCGATCCCGCCAGCGACACCGCACACCCCGCCTTCAGCAAACTGTTCGTCACCACCGAGATCGTGCCTTCGGTGCAGGCGTTGCTATGCACACGCCGCGGCCGTTCCGCGGCAGAGAAGCCGCCGTGGATGTGCCACCTGGTTGCCGTCCATGATGCCGATATCGATGAAATCTCGTACGAAACCGACCGCGCCCAGTTCATCGGCCGTGGCCGCAGCGCGGCCGACCCCGTCGCGCTTGCCCCGGGGACGCGCCAGTTGTCCGGCACCGCAGGTCCCGTCCTGGATCCGGTAGTGGCCATTCGCGTACGCATCACGCTTGAACCCGAACAGACGGCGACCCTCGATTTCGTGACGGGCATTGGCGACGAGCGCGGCCATTGCATGCGGCTCATCGAGAAGTACCGGGACCGGCATCTCTGCGACCGCGTGTTCGACCTTGCGTGGACCCATAGCCAGGTGACGTTGCGCCAGGCCAATGCCACGCTCGCCGATGCGCAGCTGTTCGAGCACATGGCCACGTCCATCATCTATGCGAACTCAGCGATGCGCGCGGAGCCATCACTGATCGCCGCGAACACGCGCGGGCAGTCAGGCCTTTGGGGGCAGGCGGTTTCAGGCGACCTGCCTATCGTGCTGCTCCGCATCGGCGACATCGCCCGCCTGGATATCGCGCGTGACCTCATCCGTGCGACCGCCTACTGGCGGCTCCGCGGGCTCGCCGTGGACCTGGTGATCTGGAACGAAGACAGCACTGGCTACCGCCAGGCCTTGCACGATGCCTTGATCGGACTGCTCGCCTCCGGTGCCGAGGCCAGCCTCCTGGATCGCCCGGGCGGGGTGTACATCCGCGCAGCGCAGCCCTTGTCGTACGAAGATCGCCTGGTGATGGAGGCGAGCGCGCGGATCGTGGTGGTGGATACGCTGGGTTCGCTGCAGGAGCAGATGGAGCGCCACCGCATGGGGCTGCGGCCGCCGGTCGCCGCCCCGGCGGGCTGGATGCCCAGCATGCCCCCGCCCGCGCTGCCTTCGGCGCAAGCCAGTGGGGCGTTCTCCGCCGATGGCACGGAATACGTGATCACGCAGGAGCAGGGCGCTGCTACACCCGCACCCTGGTGCAACGTCCTCGCCAATGCGGGCTTCGGCAGCGTTATCTCGGAAAGCGGCAGCGCGTATACCTGGGCCGGCAACGCCCATGGTTGCCGGCTGACGCCGTGGCAGAACGATCCCGTGGAGGACGCGTGTGGCGAGGCGCTTTACCTGCGCGATGAAGCGACGGGCCATGCCTGGTCGCCCTCGGCCCTGCCCATGCGCGGGGAGGGCACCTACACCACCCGTCATGGGTTCGGCTACTCGGTGTTCGAACATACGGAGCACCACGTGGCCACGCGACTGGAAGTGTTCGTCGCACGCGACGCACCCGTAAGGTTCCAGGTGCTCAGCATCACCAATCACGGTACCGACGCCATCCTGCTCACCGCGACGGCGTACGTGGAGTGGGTGCTGGGCGACATTCGCGAGAAGAACGCCATGCACGTGGTGACCGATATCGACCCGACGACGGGCGCGCTGTTCGCGCGCAACGCGTATAACGGCGATTTCCCCGGCCGCATCGCCTTCTTTGATGTGGGCGACGCGGATCGCGAGATGGGCGGCGACCGGGGCGACTTCCTTGGCCGCAATGGCCGTGCATCGTCGCCGCTGGCCCTGCGCCGACAGGGCTGGAGCAACCGGGTCGGGGCAGGGCTGGACCCGTGTGGCGCATTGCGCGTGAGCATCCCCCTGGCGCCCGGTGAGTCGCGTGACGTGGTCTTCCGCCTGGGCATGGGCGCGAGCGAGGACGAGGCCCGTGACCTCGTACAGCGGTATCGCCAGGATGGCGCCGCGGCGCGGGAGCTCGTCGATGTGCGTGCGCAGTGGCGCGACCTGCTCGGCGCGGTACAGGTGCAGAGCCCGGAGCCAGCCGTCGATGTCTTCGCCAACGGCTGGCTTCTCTACCAGACGATCGCGAGCAGGATGTGGGCGCGCAGCGGGTATTACCAGTCCGGTGGGGCGATCGGTTTCCGCGACCAGTTGCAGGACTCCATGGCCGCCCAGCATGCCGCGCCCGCCATGGCGAGGGCGCAGCTGCTGATCTGTGCTTCGCGCCAGTTCGTCGAAGGCGACGTGCAGCACTGGTGGCACCCACCGTCTGGACGGGGCGTGCGTACCGCATGCTCCGATGATTTCCTCTGGCTGCCCCTCGCGACGAGTCGATACGTCATGGCCAGCAGCGATACCGCCGTGCTCGAGGAGTCGATCGAGTACCTCGAGGCGCGCGCCCTGCGGCCCGACGAGGAGTCCTTCTACGACCTTCCGCGCCTGTCAGGTACCCGGGGAACGCTCTATGAGCACTGCGTCCGGTCCTTGATGCACTCGATGCCACGCGGAACGCATGGGCTGCCGTTGATGGGCAGTGGCGACTGGAACGATGGCATGAACCGGGTGGGCGAGGGCGGGAAGGGGGAAAGCGTGTGGCTGGCGTTCTTCCTTGTCCACGTGCTTCGGGAATTCGCGCCGATAGCAGCGGCACACGGTGACGATGCGTTCGCCGCGCGCTGCAACGAGGAGGCAAACCGCCTTGTCGCGAACATCGAAGCGCATGCCTGGGATGGCGAGTGGTACCTCCGCGCATGGTTCGACGATGGCACGCCGCTTGGGTCCGCCCGCAATGACGAATGTCGTATCGACGCCGTGGCGCAAAGCTGGGCGGTGCTTTCGGGTGGGGCAGGTGACGAACGCGCTAGCCAGGCGATGCGGTCGCTCGACGCCCATCTCGTCCGCCCGGACGCGCACCTGATCCAACTGCTGGATCCGCCCTTTGACCGCACGGCGATGGATCCGGGCTACATCAAGGGCTACCTGCCTGGCGTCCGCGAGAACGGCGGGCAATACACGCATGCCGCGGTATGGGCGACCATGGCCTTCGCCCGCCTGGGCCAGACCGAACACGCCTGGGACCTGGCCCGGATGATCCTGCCTTCGGGTCACACGGCCGATGCGGCCGCCGTCGGCACCTATAAGGTCGAGCCCTATGTGCTCGCTGCCGATGTGTACGCGGTGCCTCCGCATGTCGGGCGCGGTGGCTGGACGTGGTACACGGGCTCAGCGGGCTGGATGTACCGCCTGCTGCTCGAATCGCTTTTGGGTCTGACGCTCGTCGAGGGGCGCTTGCGCATCACACCCTGTGTGCCGGCACGGTGGGACGGCTACACCGTCACGTATCGGCACGGTGCGGCAACGTATGTGATCGAGTTGCGCCGGGCTGGGCCGGGCGAAACGGGCTCGTTAACGCTGGACGGTGTCTCGGTTGAGGGCGACAGCATCCCTCTGGCAGATGATGCTTTCGAGCACCACGTTCAGTGTGTCTACGTGACGCGGGCAACGGAGGCGTGATGGTCAACCTGCCTCCCAGCGATCGGGGAAACCCGACGCCGCATGAGATTCGCGAAGCCATGCTGCGCGACTATGACCGGGCCGCAGCGACTGA is part of the Luteibacter pinisoli genome and harbors:
- a CDS encoding glycoside hydrolase family 94 protein, which codes for MQDKNHGSPRTTFGGDLILLGARRRRTSARIEREPVIRAELFNADQLEAHGPILAGRHRVAPVHAPEWLLPRLADNELTILDACRGLMAASERGEATTPAGEWLLDNLYLIEEQIRTAKRDFPNGYSRELVQLDDGASKGLPRAYDIALEVIAHGDGRIDEVGLARFLTSYQSVAPLNLGELWAVPIMLRIALIENLRRIAVRVTLDRAGRRRATRWANAMTRMAAEDAKNVVLVVADMARSSPVMSAPFVAELVRRLQGQGPALAMPLGWVEQRLAESGHSIDYLVQVESQQQAAQQVSIGNSIGSLRMLAMIDWKVLVERTSLVEATLRADPAGVYARMDFASRDDYRHQIERLARKGKLDELHVARAVLEASEAAEGLSRHVGYHLQGDGLPALKQTLGLSGHAKGRVAPAPRPPFRLAMAVLITVTFALTVALMGAGMLANLETGMFVALAVAATLLASQFALGLLNLATSLLTRPDRIPRMDYSEGIPSEASSLVVVPTLLGELGDVDELVDALEIRFLANRDDALHFALLTDFTDAVSPTLPADAAMLQYALERVNALNTKYASGEVDRFFLLHRPREWSDTEQLWIGADRKRGKLAALNALLRGQGRERFQLIVGRFEHLPPIRYVITLDTDTHLPRDTAHLLVGAMDHPLNRPVFDAADHVVTSGYGIMQPRVGIALPALARSLHARLHGADAGVDPYTRATSDVYQDLFHEGSFIGKGIYDVDAFEHAMAGRFKPERVLSHDLIEGCVARSALLSDVLVFEAMPDRYIDESQRRHRWMRGDWQLLPWLMPVVPAADGWRRNDLSGLSRWKIFDNLRRSVVPAATLFLLIVGWLAIAPVVTWTLAVLSMALLPILLQATLDAVRKPRDIGWRQQAHVALTALGNHVARLALAIASLPHDAHSGLDAMLRSVWRVAISRRHLLEWRSSSVVAKLGRNHRGVPWAALWAGPAAALVVAVALVVLRPSALAVALPWLLLWALSPVIAWWVSRSPTSRRYVPSAYDLAFLRQLARRTWAFFEVHGGPDDHWLPPDNLQMVPQPHVARRTSPTNIGLGLLAGLAAFDFGYLGAGRVLERTAATLATLGLLERYRGHFLNWYDTETLQPLHPRYVSSVDSGNLAGHLITLQRGLLGLAEQPVFRRESIDGLRDTLAVLDAALSLASPAELRAWSGVLATAMDAPPSSMSEVLEFALDQQARAEALHAALSGVPSDDGAFWLERLAGQCDDLVAEATWWNGNAAGTPSIPSLTQLAMETDSIRGERARSQLRRLEEAAALAANFAVMDQAFMYDEHRRLFSIGYDLERHALDVSFYDLLASESRLTTFVAIAQGQVPQASWFSLGRLLTTAEGLPVLLSWTGSMFEYLMPVLVMPTYEGSLLDETMRNAVARQIEYGRQRGVPWGVSESGYNAVDARMTYQYRAFGVPGLGLKRGLGDDLVVAPYATVLALMVSPAAATTNLWRLSDAGMAGRYGLYEAVDYTPSRLRPGQEAAVVQSYMSHHQGMSLLSIGHALLDQPMRRRFESDPNVMATSLLLQERVPFSSSEYLKHTGIGDSVQQAVAPETRLRLFTDPNRPRPAVQLLSNGRYHVMVSSAGGGYSRRDTMAVTRWREDITRDHHGMFCYLRDPSNDEVWSTAYQPVMRETERFEAIFAESRAEFRVRQRGFETHTEIVVSPEDDIELRRTRITNRHKTRRTVELTSYAEVVLADPASDTAHPAFSKLFVTTEIVPSVQALLCTRRGRSAAEKPPWMCHLVAVHDADIDEISYETDRAQFIGRGRSAADPVALAPGTRQLSGTAGPVLDPVVAIRVRITLEPEQTATLDFVTGIGDERGHCMRLIEKYRDRHLCDRVFDLAWTHSQVTLRQANATLADAQLFEHMATSIIYANSAMRAEPSLIAANTRGQSGLWGQAVSGDLPIVLLRIGDIARLDIARDLIRATAYWRLRGLAVDLVIWNEDSTGYRQALHDALIGLLASGAEASLLDRPGGVYIRAAQPLSYEDRLVMEASARIVVVDTLGSLQEQMERHRMGLRPPVAAPAGWMPSMPPPALPSAQASGAFSADGTEYVITQEQGAATPAPWCNVLANAGFGSVISESGSAYTWAGNAHGCRLTPWQNDPVEDACGEALYLRDEATGHAWSPSALPMRGEGTYTTRHGFGYSVFEHTEHHVATRLEVFVARDAPVRFQVLSITNHGTDAILLTATAYVEWVLGDIREKNAMHVVTDIDPTTGALFARNAYNGDFPGRIAFFDVGDADREMGGDRGDFLGRNGRASSPLALRRQGWSNRVGAGLDPCGALRVSIPLAPGESRDVVFRLGMGASEDEARDLVQRYRQDGAAARELVDVRAQWRDLLGAVQVQSPEPAVDVFANGWLLYQTIASRMWARSGYYQSGGAIGFRDQLQDSMAAQHAAPAMARAQLLICASRQFVEGDVQHWWHPPSGRGVRTACSDDFLWLPLATSRYVMASSDTAVLEESIEYLEARALRPDEESFYDLPRLSGTRGTLYEHCVRSLMHSMPRGTHGLPLMGSGDWNDGMNRVGEGGKGESVWLAFFLVHVLREFAPIAAAHGDDAFAARCNEEANRLVANIEAHAWDGEWYLRAWFDDGTPLGSARNDECRIDAVAQSWAVLSGGAGDERASQAMRSLDAHLVRPDAHLIQLLDPPFDRTAMDPGYIKGYLPGVRENGGQYTHAAVWATMAFARLGQTEHAWDLARMILPSGHTADAAAVGTYKVEPYVLAADVYAVPPHVGRGGWTWYTGSAGWMYRLLLESLLGLTLVEGRLRITPCVPARWDGYTVTYRHGAATYVIELRRAGPGETGSLTLDGVSVEGDSIPLADDAFEHHVQCVYVTRATEA